The following are encoded together in the Apis mellifera strain DH4 linkage group LG4, Amel_HAv3.1, whole genome shotgun sequence genome:
- the LOC102656934 gene encoding stress-induced-phosphoprotein 1, which translates to MDQVYLLKQKGNSALEEGRYEEAIKHYTEAIGLDENNHVLYSNRSAAFAKAGKYKQALEDAEKTVNLKPDWGKGYSRMGSALAYLGKLNESIKAYETGLQYDPGNVQLQSGLAEVKAQLLMAANPFNRPDLFVKLANDPRTKNFLQDPGYLKLLDTLRNNPDATAQMLSDKRILTTLSVLLDMDTDVEMPMHKDSESESPKPKQEPKPQKKEEEEDYSTPQKQAQREKQLGNDAYKQKKFEIALEHYNKAVELDPTEIIYLLNIAAVYFEQKEYDKCISQCEKAIEVGRENRADFKLIAKAFTRIGHAYKKMENWKQAKVYYEKSMSEHRTPEIKTLLSDIDKIIKEEERKAYIDPVKAEEEKELGNEKYKEGDYPAAIKHYSEAIKRNPDDPKYYSNRAACYTKLAAFDLGLKDCEKCVEIDPKFIKGWIRKGKILQGMQQQGKALTAYQKALELDPSNSEALEGYRSCAVSVSSNPEEVRKRAMADPEVQSILRDPAMRLILEQMQSDPRALQDHLKNKDVAAKLQKLLESGLIAIH; encoded by the exons ATGGATCAG GTATATTTACTGAAACAAAAAGGTAATTCTGCTTTAGAAGAAGGAAGATATGAAGAGGCTATTAAACATTATACAGAAGCAATTGGCTtagatgaaaataatcatGTTTTATATAGTAATAGATCTGCAGCTTTTGCTAAAGcaggaaaatataaacaagCATTAGAGGATGCTGAGAAAACTGTGAATTTAAAACCTGATTGGGGAAAAGGATATTCACGCATGGGTAGTGCACTAGCTTATTTAGGTAAATTGAATGAATCTATTAAAGCATATGAAACTGGTCTACAATATGATCCTGGCAATGTCCAACTTCAGAGTGGTTTAGCTGAAGTTAAAGCTCAACTTTTAATGGCTGCCAATCCTTTCAATAGACCAGATCTTTTTGTAAAACTTGCAAATGATCCTAGAACTAAAAACTTTTTGCAAGATCCAGGATATTTAAAACTTCTGGACACTCTTAGAAATAATCCAGATGCTACAGCTCAAATGTTATCTGACAAACGAATACTTACTACTCTTAGTGTATTATTGGACATGGATACTGATGTAGAAATGCCAATGCACAAGGATTCTGAATCAGAATCTCCAAAACCTAAACAGGAACCTAAACctcagaagaaagaagaagaagaagattataGTACACCTCAAAAGCAAGCACAACGTGAGAAACAGTTGGGTAATGATGCTtataaacagaaaaaatttgaaatagctCTTGAACATTATAATAAGGCAGTTGAATTAGATCCTACAGAAATCATTTACTTATTAAACATAGCAGCAGTATATTTTGAACAGAAAGAATATGATAAGTGTATTTCTCAATGTGAAAAAGCTATTGAAGTTGGAAGAGAAAATAGAgcagattttaaattaatagctAAGGCATTTACTAGAATTGGAcatgcatataaaaaaatggagaacTGGAAACAAGCAAAGGtgtattatgaaaaatctatGTCAGAACACAGAACACCAGAAATTAAAACTCTTCTTtcagatattgataaaatcatcaaagaagaagaaaggaaagcatATATTGATCCAGTAAaagcagaagaagaaaaggaacttggaaatgaaaaatataaagaaggaGATTATCCAGCagcaataaaacattattcagAAGCTATTAAAAGAAATCCTGATGATccaaaatattatagtaatagAGCTGCTTGTTATACTAAATTGGCAGCATTTGATCTCGGATTAAAGGATTGTGAGAAATGTGTAGAAATTGATCCAAAGTTTATTAAAGGTTGGATAAGGAAAGGTAAAATATTACAAGGAATGCAACAACAGGGAAAAGCTCTCACTGCTTATCAAAAAGCATTGGAATTAGATCCTTCAAATAGTGAAGCATTAGAAGGATATCGTTCATGTGCTGTTTCTGTTAGTTCTAATCCTGAGGAAGTAAGAAAGAGAGCAATGGCAGATCCAGAAGTTCAAAGTATATTACGGGATCCTGCTATGAGACTTATTTTAGAGCAAATGCAAAGTGATCCTAGAGCTTTACAAGA ccatttaaaaaataaagatgtagCAGCAAAGTTGCAAAAACTTTTGGAATCAGGTCTAATAGCTATTCATTGA